Within Cucumis melo cultivar AY chromosome 4, USDA_Cmelo_AY_1.0, whole genome shotgun sequence, the genomic segment AGGTAAGTATGTATGAGTTCGTTCAAATGACGATAGATCTATTTCCCTTTGTTATTGATGTCCTCTGTCACAGCTATGGACTCCAACTGCTCCAGTTCCATCAGTCGTAGCCGGAGGAGCGGTTGGGCCACAGGCAGCCGACGTATTGTCTGCAATAGAGAACAATCAACGCAGACTTTCCCGTAATAGAGAAGCCATACTGTAAGTCTCCTGGATTCCTTGTTGTTAACCTAATTCTAACAAGGTTAAAAAATACTTTTAGTTTTAAACTTTCATAGAAGCAACAATTAGTCTGTGAATTTTGGTTTCTAACAATACTTTCAATTTTGCAACAGTTAGTCCCTAAACCTCAGTACGTAacagtttaaatttttttgtcaaatGTCAATTTTTAATATGTTACAATGTGAACTGTGAAACATAGTCTCTAACAAAAACCAGATTGTTACATAATAAAGTTCAGatactaaattgttacaaaattgaaaatacgAGAACTAAATCGTTACGAACCAAAGTGTAGGACTAAACTGTTActgatttttaattttctaactATTATCTCCCTGAAAGCTTAAAATAATAGTATCATGTAATGTTTTTTGGTCATATTCTTATAACTGATTGATTAAttgttaaaatatcattttgtcagtttgttcaattttagtttttctttcaatagaatttgggtttttttctttactatttatatatacatatataatatttCCACTTCAAAAATGTGTTCTCTCTTTGATTTAGTATTTTATACAGTGAGCCTCTATTTTTACACCTTGCTCTTAAGTCCTAGAAGACTGGTCTAGTCTAGTTTATTTATTGTGCCCTGTTCTTTAGAGAACACTGCTCTCTACTCTAGTTTATTTAAGCTCACATGCAGCAAACTCACACACATATATCCCCAGACATGTACCCTTTCGCCAAAAATCACTTTAGAGCATTTGAACCCATTCACTATAGGTCTTACTTTTTTTTGACAATGGCCTCTGCTTATCGTAGGTTTGTTTTTGGACTAAGAGGAAATATGTCCCAACCATGGTTGCTACCTACTTAAGATCCTAACTTCCTTGACACAAATTTTGTAGGATTAGGTTGGCTTAGTGAGAATAAGGTATGCATAAGTTGGCTCAATCATTTGTagatattatatatacatatacatatatacacaaACATACATATCAATTTCTCATTGAAGATCTGAAGGACATAATATATATCTAAGATGTGGAAAAACCTTTCCCTCTGTTCCTTGCTGCtatattttacaattttatttttatttttatttttatttttattttgggaACTAAAGAGTAGTGAATTTTTATAATGTGGTGGTGTAGGccttttgaaattttggagcGGTTTAGGATGCATGATTTCTCAGAAGGAAGCCTTCATCCATTTGAATGTGCTCAGAGTTGATATTGTAGgcttttttttgtttataatgGATTCACTAAGgtaagtaatatatatatataaaataaaacctgttttatatgtttttaaatCTCTTGATAaggtttattattattagtagttTCATGTGCAATCATTGAAATGGATGAGGCTTTCACACGTGCGCAGGGAAGCAATCACATTTCACAATTTCCTGTCGTGTTCCCTAAGTGCGCCACTCTTGGCATCTTATTTGTTGTATTGTGATGCTGACctccacacacacacacaaacacaaACATTTATCAATGGTTAGCGGTAGGGGCAATCATAATAGACCAAAAAACCGACTTCGGTTCGGTCGGTTAGAGAATGTAAAGGTCGGTCGATGTCGTTTTAGGAAATctcaaaaaatttaaagaaataaacCGATTGGTTGGCTTTTACTCCTCACGGTCAAGGTTGGTTCAAACATCTACTAATCTGACTATAGTTGTTGGTTTGGTCGAAGAACCGACTCCGACCAACTGTTGATCACCCCTAGttcaaaaatggaaagtaatttccatattattttttgttttatgcttctcTTAGGATGTCGTTTATTAGACCGTGTTCTAATTATGTTGTTGGTCTTGTTCTGTCTTGAACTGAGGTTCTTTTTATAGTTAGTGTCAGGACTCCTTAAGACCTTGTTCTTTGTACGTTTTTTAGCCCttatattctttcttttttttttttttaccgaGTTCGGTTTtgtatatataaagaaaaactactaaaatataATAGGATAATTACGCGTTTGGATACTAGTAAAGAGAAGAGAGATGGTAAAATTAGGATCTAGATTTATTCCCTTCGCACCACAAATCACTTCTGCTTCTTTATTTAGATTTTGGGAATGTTTTATTCATTGATACATTTGAAAAGTTAGGTACGATCGAGATTGAAACTTTATTGTtatgattatttatttatttatttggtttgAGTTTGTTTTGACAGATTGGAATAGCCATAGTTGGTGAATAGCGGAGTTTAACACACCGAACATATCGTTCCAACAGACTTCTATGAGTTGAGTCAGGTCAAGATGAGAAGCCTCATTCAAGTTCTCAATATCTATAACATTTAACGGTCAAAGCTATACTATTTTTATGGGTGTTATttgattttcttcctttttgcctttgtaaatttttgtaaatgttcattttgttgctttttctttttttctttttcttctttttaataacTTGCCGTTTTTCCATCacaatttctttcattttcctaTATTTGGTTCATGTTTACGTTATAATGTACAGAATAAAATAAAGTCGGCAAATGGTTCGAGTATGTACAAAATgcctttttcttcattttttttccttcaattttcTATGTATTTGTTTAATGTATTTCAGATTAAAGATAGTTGAATTACTTATGTTAATGCAGGCTAGAAACCGAACAGAAAATGTTAGGAGTTGTAACTACTGGTACTAATCTTTCATTAAAAATTAACCATCATaagaatatatttaattatgaGTAATTACAATGGAtagtaatttttagaataattattaagtatgtagtaatatttttaaaaaattgcaaatatagcaaaatctatcggtgatagagtGCTATTATGATAGACTctttatggtttatcagtgataaatcaacatttgttacatggtctatataatagattttgacagattttgttatatacttcattatttttaatataattgctaaatttgAAACTATCCCTTTAATTAAGAGGTCATGGGTTCGTTCAAGACATATCCTTTTAATTAAGAGGTCATAGGTTGGTTCAAGATATATGgtgattaattaatttctactaaatttgaatatctaattaattaaaactaaCGAGTGAATTTGTTAATTGATTGATCTTTTCATAGTTACAAGAGTTATCTTGGATTGTAGCCAAATTCTTAGGTGGAAAAACCTAACTCGATCTTGATAGTTAGTTGCTACAATAATAATGGTACCATTTCGGCTTGACTCTTAGGCCTTACCTAGGGTTTTTGGCATTGTACTGCCTAGAGACCcactaaatctaatatcttttGATTTCATTAATATTCTCTCCTTaagttttctctttttttatttttagatagATTAGGACTCGagataaaattgttgaaaataattACAAGTATAGAAAATTTTAAGATTCTATTCATAATAAATACTACGATAAACATATATTAGTATCTATTattaatataatctaaaattttctatattttataaataggctttgtttattttgatatatttaaaagtgatcattatttatataaatttagtAAACTACAAATAATTTTAACATGACTCCGAAGAAAGGGTTCtagaaaattacaaaaatgacACTTTTTCTTTAGAGCCTGCAAAAATCCAAGAAAGTAAACCAATCTATTTTCTAACATTTCTGTTAAAAAGAAGTTCAACTTATGACCAAGAAACATTATTCCTTAGGATTGTGGGTGTGCTTATtttcatattaaaataattaaaaagattaatGGTAACAACAAGTGTGTGGTTAAAGGAAACTATATATGCCTGCTTTTAAAATCACAAAGTTTTACGTTATGTTTGACCAAAGATTAAATATCTACattgatatcaaaatttcaaattcacaAAATATCAATATCTGACAGGCATCTCTGTGAACAAAATGGTCTACcaaattattttaaactaaTACATAAGGTGTTTTTGCtgatatattttattattagtattcAGAATTACGTTGAAAGtaatagatttttttattattttatcgaTATCAACAAAGAAGAATATCATAAGTATATAATATATCATATCTTTTCTACTACTGATGTCAAGCTTTCAGACAAGTTACATAAATAGTATTGAAGCAAAAAACGATAGGATATATAATACGGGGATAAAGTAATcgtatatataatacaaaagtTGGTAAAAGACTAAAAAAAACTTATGTCCAAGTACCGTTTCAAAGGTTTCTTCCCAGTTTTCCAAAATTAAAAGCTATAAGTGATAATATCCATCACTAGTGGTTATCATCATTGATAACTTTCATcttgaaaattttgttatttattgatAGCGACTATAAGTTATAACTTCTATTTATCAATGATAGCCACTAAATGGCAgatttgatatttaaaaaagaaatatacaagttgatAAGTTaacattttcttattttttaaaatattttagtcttagtactatattttttaattttggtgcAATTTGCTATAATTTTTCCAAAGTTTTAACCTTGTTTGAATTCTAATAGGCCCATAAACCTTGAAAGGGCTTTATTTATGCCGTCCAACTACAAATAATTTGGAATAGTTGCTAATTCAAAATAACGAAGTATATAGCaacgttttaaaaaaattacaaatatagcaaaatttatgaGTATATCACCGTTAGACCATGTAACAAATGTTAACAAATGttagtctatcaatgataaaccataagagtctatcaatgatagaagtctatcatcgATAAACTTTCCTATATTtacgatttttaaaaatattgctacatacttaataattattctaaaaattgctagcCATTATAATTACCATAATAATTtcgtaataataaaaaatacacAAAACACTCCAGAAGAGTCTACGGATACGTACCTCGTAAGAAGTACGGAAGAATGCTTATTACAGTTTCCCCCTTTACATGAGAAACAGTTGGAAGTATTCATAAACTCAGCGATTTCCTTCAAATGCCAAATATGGAACCCTCCAGATTCTCAGATCTGATTTGACAGTGAGTAATTCTCACATTCATAACATCATTATTTCAAAACAACTATTAAAAATTTAGAcgaaaataaaatcattacggatatttgattaaaatatataaacaaaaagaaaaaaagaaatcccATAGTGAAAGTAAACCACATAAGAAAAGATGTTTGTCAAGTGTAGTAGAGGACAAACGGTATCTGGTGAAATTCGACCTCAATTATGATGAGTGGGCGGTGTAAATGTAAATTCttgctgtttttttttttttcctttttcttcttcatgtgCTTTCTGTATTTTACCAATAAACTAGAGGGGTTGATCTACAAAATTGTGGGTACTTTTATTTAGCCTTTAGGGCAATAAAAATGTAGgggaaaagaaaatataaaagtaGAAATTTTGAGATGAAAGGACAAAATTGTTGAAACAAAGCCCCAAATAATAGAGCAGctatgagagagagagagagagaagagagataCATGAACATGAAGAATCCAAATGCCCAGAGATACACACTCCATTGTCCTTCTGATCTGTTACAATAATCTCTCTCCCAAAAAAgaacttcatttctttttctagaGAGATTCCCTTAAAATCTCTTCCTATTTTACCAAACCCCAACTTCATGATCTGATCAGGAGTTGGTTTTTtgtgcctttttttttttttggcagaACTCAGAAAAAGAAGGGATTTTTAGCTAATTAAGAGTGTCAAATGAGAGTGGACAAAGCAGAAATGTCTGAAGACGAGGATCGGGCTCAATCTCTAGATCTGGGTATCGAGGCCGCCACCGAATCCGCTAACAAAACCCGTAATTGTAGCGCCGGCGACGGTGAGGAGGTTGGTGGGTCTGGCTCAGTGGAGAACATTCTCCATAATGTTCTTGAGAACGTGCTTCATTTCCTCACTTCACGACGTGACCGGAACGCGGCTTCACTTGTTTGCAAGTCCTGGTATCGTGTTGAAGCCCTCACTCGATCCGAACTCTTCATTGGAAATTGCTATGCCGTCTCACCTCGCCGAGTTACGTCGCGGTTTAATCGAGTTCGGTCAGTGTCGATCAAAGGGAAGCCTCGGTTTGCTGATTTCAACCTGATGCCGCTCAATTGGGGGGCTCACTTTACTCCATGGGTGGCGGCCATGGCTAAGTCGTACCCTTGGCTCGAGAGAGTCTATTTGAAGCGCATGTCTGTGACTGACGACGATCTGGCTCTGCTTGCTGACTCTTTTCCCGGCTTTAAGGAGCTTGTGTTGTTTTGCTGTGAAGGATTTGGCACCAATGGTATTGCTGTTGTTGCCACCAGATGCAGGTATGCCTCTAGATTTATACTTCGTTTTCTTGGCCTTTCCCTATTGTTTTCTCAATGGTATGAGCTTTGGATTCCGATTCCTTTAGTTTGTACTGTCAAATGTACCTTTGTTAGTTTGTCTTTAGGGATCGTTTGTACCTTAGTTTGAATCTGTATGCTTTGAAATCCATTTGGGGTCTCTGGGTGGTTGGATTCTTTGAATGATGTAGAGTTTTGATGTTCTAATAGCGAAATTTTACTGAAGTTTCTGGAGTGCTGGCTTTTCTTCATTCAGCTTAGACTGATAGATTTGCTTTTCAGGCACCTTCGAGTACTTGATCTGATTGATTCTGATGTAAAAGATGATGAAGTGGATTGGATATCTTGTTTTCCTGAGAAGGAAACTTGTCTTGAATCTCTGATCTTTGAATGTGTAGAGTGGCCTATTAATTTTGAGGCACTGGAGAGGTTAGTGAGTAGATCCCCATCCTTGAAGAAACTTGGGGTGAATCGTCACGTTTCCATTGCTCAGTTATACCAATTGATGATTCAGGCTCCTCGTTTGACACATCTGGGAACCGGTTCATTCAATACATCAGAGGCTGTGATCCATGGCGAGTCCGAGCCTGATTATGCCTCGGTTTTTGCTGCTTGCAATTCCTTAGTTTGTCTCTCTGGATTCAAGGATGTTTTGCCCGATTACCTACCTTGTATCTATCCAGTTTGTGCTAACCTCACCACTCTGAACTTGAGCTATGCAAATATAACTCCTGAACAGCTTAAACCAGCTATAAGACACTGTCACAAGCTCCAGACTTTCTGGGTATGTAATCTTTGGGTAGAGAAGTGTAAATGGGACAAAATTTCGAATCCAAGGcttacatttttgttctttttgttGCAGGCTCTTGATTCAATATGCGACGAAGGACTTCAGGCTGTTTCTTCAACTTGCAAGGAACTGCGAGAACTTAGGGTTTTCCCTGTTGATCCCCAAGAAAATGGCGAAGGCCCCATTTCTGAAGTGGGCTTCCAGGCAATATCTGAAGGTTGCAGGAAATTGCAATATATTCTCTACTTTTGCCAGAGAATGACTAATGCAGCCGTAGTAGCTATGTCAGAGAACTGTCAAGATCTTGTGGTGTTTAGACTGTGTATTATGGGACGACACCAGCCAGACCATAAAACTGGAGATCCAATGGACGAAGGATTTGGTGCCATTGTTATAAACTGTAAGAAGCTAACTAGGCTTGCAATATCTGGATTGTTGACGGATCGTGCTTTCAGCTATATCGGGAAGTATGGGAAGCTGGTACGCACCCTGTCAGTTGCTTTTGCTGGAAACAGTGATTTGGGATTGAAGTATGTGCTTGAGGGCTGTCATAGATTGCAAAAACTTGAGATTAGAGATAGCCCTTTTGGGGATATAGCTTTACATTCTGGTTTACATCATTACTACAATATGAGATTCCTCTGGATGTCAGACTGTAAATTATCTCGCCAGGGCTGCCAAGTGGTTGCCAAAGCAATGCCTCACTTGGTGGTTGAAGCGATGAGAAATGATATCGAGGAAGTGGATTCTCATCCTCAGGTGGAGGATTTGGACAACCATGT encodes:
- the LOC103503672 gene encoding transport inhibitor response 1-like protein, with translation MRVDKAEMSEDEDRAQSLDLGIEAATESANKTRNCSAGDGEEVGGSGSVENILHNVLENVLHFLTSRRDRNAASLVCKSWYRVEALTRSELFIGNCYAVSPRRVTSRFNRVRSVSIKGKPRFADFNLMPLNWGAHFTPWVAAMAKSYPWLERVYLKRMSVTDDDLALLADSFPGFKELVLFCCEGFGTNGIAVVATRCRHLRVLDLIDSDVKDDEVDWISCFPEKETCLESLIFECVEWPINFEALERLVSRSPSLKKLGVNRHVSIAQLYQLMIQAPRLTHLGTGSFNTSEAVIHGESEPDYASVFAACNSLVCLSGFKDVLPDYLPCIYPVCANLTTLNLSYANITPEQLKPAIRHCHKLQTFWALDSICDEGLQAVSSTCKELRELRVFPVDPQENGEGPISEVGFQAISEGCRKLQYILYFCQRMTNAAVVAMSENCQDLVVFRLCIMGRHQPDHKTGDPMDEGFGAIVINCKKLTRLAISGLLTDRAFSYIGKYGKLVRTLSVAFAGNSDLGLKYVLEGCHRLQKLEIRDSPFGDIALHSGLHHYYNMRFLWMSDCKLSRQGCQVVAKAMPHLVVEAMRNDIEEVDSHPQVEDLDNHVRLLYMYRSLEGPRDDAPEFVDIL